AAATGCCATTCAACGCCACTGAGTAGGCGAGCGGTGTTGTCCGCTACAAAGCTTCGATTAACACACTCTGCGTGGATGAAGCATAAGCCGGATTCACCCGACACTCTACATATGATAATGTCCTTTATCACATATATAACGGTGGTATGTTGACTCCTCCACAGGCGATGGAGGAAGTCTTGCGAACAGCCGTCTATATCACAGTAGGAAAAACGAACCGGAACCCGGTCGCGCTCGCAGACCTCGCGCGGCGACAGGCCAACTATCTCGGCCCCCAAGGCTTCAGGGCTATGCGTGACCAGACCGATGAAAGCTTTGAAGAGCGTGGGTATCATCGGCTCGTATTTTCCAGCGGGGAGCTGGCAGCCCGGTTTCAGGAACGGGTCGAGGAAAATTGCGATCCCGCCGTGTCCACCGAGGCGCGCCGGATCAAGCCCAAGGTTAAAAAGCTCAAGTCGCCCAAGCGATGAAAGCGGTGCATGAGAAGATCGAGGGGCCGTTCGCGATCGAGGAAGACATCGCCCTTTATGGCATGATCGCCGGCGACGCGACGTTGCGCCGGGGCGTGCGCTTCATCCTGCACGGCACGATCGCGGGCAACCTCACGATCGAGCGCGGCGCGCGGGCCATTGTCCACGGCACCGTCGCGGGCCGCATCTACAATGAGGGCGGGCGCGTCGAGCTGTTCGGGATCGCCGATGCCGTCACCAACGGCGCGCAGGACGCCATCACCATCATCGATCCCGCAGCCCATGTCCGAGGGCGACCCTGACGAGACCGTTTAAACGGCCCTGAAGATCCATCACAAGGAGGCCACGATGCACAAGGATGACGGCGAGGCTTTCGCTGACAACTATGCCGAGCGCGACCAGGCCAAGGTGCTACGCGAGCAGGCGCGCGCGGGCGGGCTGCGTTTCGAGGCATACCTACCCGGCGACATGGCCGATTGGTTGCTGGCGCAGGTCGAGCAGGGCCATTTTGTCGATCCTTCCGAGGCAGTGTTCGCGATCGTCAAAAACTTCATCGAGATGGAGCCGCACCGCGATCTGCGCGACGAGCTGCTGCGTCGGATATTGGATGCGTCGATAAAGAGCGGCCTTGAGGATGAGAAAGCGGGGCGCACCTACGACTTGGACGAGGTGTTTGACGAGCTGCGCCGCGAAATGGTCGAACCGCGCCCCGAGCCGGCGCGTTGGGCGAAGATCGCGCGATGAACGAGCTGGCTCCCCTCCCCTCGCCCACGCTCATATTGCCGGCGCTGGTGGCGTCGGCCGACGAGACGGCGCGACTGCGGTTCCTTGAGTTCTTCGCTGTCACCATCCGCAACCCGCATACCCGCCGCGCCTATATGCGGGCGTCGGCCGACTTCCTGGCTTGGGTTGAGGCGCGCGGGGTGACATCGCTTGCCGGCGTGCAGCCGCTCCATGTCGCGGCCTGGGTCGAGGCGCTGGGGCGCGAGGTTGCCCCGCCCAGCGTCAAGCAGCAGCTCGCGGCCATTCGCAATCTTTTCGGATGGCTGGTGACGGGCCATATCGTGCCGGTGAACCCCGCTGGTTCAGTGCGTGGGCCGGCGCATAGCGTCAGGCGCGGCAAAACCCCGGTGCTGGCCCCTGACGAGGCGCGGCGCTTGCTCGACAGCATTGACGTGTCCGCCCATGCGGGCCTTCGCGACCGCGCCTTGATCGCGCTCATGGTCTACAGCTTCGCGCGGATCGGCGCGGCACTTTCCATGCGCGTCGAGGACGTGTTCATGCAGAACCGCCGCCTGTGGGTCCGCCTTCACGAAAAGGGCGGCAAGCGGCATGAGATGCCGTGCCACCATAACCTTGAGGATTATCTGACCGCCTATATCGACGGGTGCGCGCTGCGCGAGGATCGCAAAGGGCCGCTGTTCCGCACGATCGCACGCGGGACTAAGCGACTAAGCGATACCCCCCTGCCCCAAGCCAATGCCTTTGCGATGGTGCGCCGACGCGCTGGCGCGGCCGAGATCGGGACGGCGATCGGCAACCACTCTTTCCGCGCAACCGGCATTACCACCTATCTGAAAAACGGCGGCACCCTGGAGACGGCCGCGACGATGGCGAACCACAGCTCGACGCGCACCACCCAGCTCTACGATCGGCGGCCCGATGACGTGACGCTCGACGAGGTGGAGCGGGTGTTGATCTAAGGGTGACGGAAAACCCCGCCAGCGCCGTTGTCGTGCAGTTTCCCAATCCGACAGTGTTTTTCGTGCAGCCAGATCGAGCGGGCCGGGGGCCGCGATCAGGGGAGACGATCAGCGGCGCAAATCATGTGATTGCCGTTAGGTGGCCAAGGTCACCGCTTTCCTAGGCCAAATGAAGGGAATTGAGCCAAGTATGAAACCTAGAAATGTCGCTTGGAGCGGCACGGCGACCCCGAACGCCGCAATTTTCAGGACCACCAGCGCGTAAGTATTTGCTATCACATCGGCAATCATGACCGCTCCCGCCAACAGCAGGCCAGATCGCTTAAATCGTGAAAGAAGCAGGGCGATAACGAGCAAATCCAGAAGGATTAGCGAGGTCCAGAATAATTCCAGGATCGTTGGCCCCCAACTATAAGGCCGCCAGCCATAGGCCAGAAAATCACGTGCATGATTGAATGCGCCAATCCCGAAGCAAGCCAGATACAGCCCTGAGACGATCCGGAATCGAAGGTCTAGTCGCGTTTCCATGCGACAGCGATATCCTCAAAAAGTCATGGCTGACAAACAGGTGAATCCCGCCACTAGGCAGCCAGCGCCGGCGCACATTCCCAGCGCCCGCCCTGCCAATGGAAGCCTACCCGCTGCGCGTTGCTGATCGCGGGCGGCTCGCCCTTGCGCCAGAACGCCCGCATCTTAGCCCTTTCGTCCAGATCGGCGTCGGCGACGATCGCACGCGCGGCCTGGATGAACTGCCCATGCCCGAACACATAGACCAGCGATCCCGCAGGCATGGCTGCGAGGCGATCTAGCGCCGCCTCGCAGCGCCGCAGCAGCGTGGCGAAGCTCTCCGCCTCTTCCCCGTCGCAATAGTCCGGGTCCGCGTCCTGCCAATAGCGTTCGAGGTGCGGCATCCGTTCGGCGCTGCGCGTGCCGTTCCAGCGCGCCGGTTGCAGATAGGTGAACTCTTCGATCGGCCACACTTCGACCGGCACGCCGGGAAAGCGCGCGATCGTCGGCGCGGCCGTCTGCCGGGTGCGCGTATAGGGCGACGTTACGATGAGCGCGGGTGCTTGCGTCCAGCTCGCCGCGACCGCCCTCGCCTGTTCGTGGCCGCGCTCCGTCAGCTCGATCGTCGCGAGATCATGGCAGGGCACGCCGGCGTTGCCGGTGGATTCGCCGTGGCGGATGAAGATTGCTCGCATTGCTCCGCCTATGCCGCCTGATGCAGCCCGTCGCTGACCTCCCAGCCCCGACAGGCCAGCAGGATCGGCTTGGGCACTCTCTTTTCGCCATTGGAATAATAGGCGACCATCCGGCGTGAGACGCCCAGCGCGTCGGCCGCCTTCGACAGCGACAGGGCATGGCGCAGCCGCCATTCGAGAAAGGCGCGCACGTCGCTATGTCCGGTTGCCGAGAGCGTTTCGAGCCACAGCATGTCCGCGCCCAGCTCGACCCCCGAAGGCCAGGCCAGGCTATGCCCCCAATCGCCCAGCTCGACCTTGGCGAACTCGCCGGGATCGCGCAGCGGGGCGAAGGCGCGATCATTGAGGATCGCGCCCAGCTCGATATCGGCGGCCGTGCCATCCGACCACGACACATGCAGCGCCGAAGGACCAATCGCGCGCACGGCGGCAATAGTGCGGGTCTTGTCGGTGACGTTCATCCGTTCAACTCCTGCCATGTCTGCATGAGCAGCGCCTGGTTCGGCCCCGCCCATTCCAAAGCGTCTTTCAGGACCGCCGTTGGCACGGTGCCGACGATCAGCTCGAACGTCGCGATTGCCACCGAGCAGCGGAAATCCGGGCCTTCGATGTGAAAATGCGGCACGCCATGATCGCGGCCATAGACGGCAATCTTCCAGCGGGGACCGCGAAACATCGTGACCATGCCTCCATATAGTGCAACCGTTGCACTAGTGCAAGAGAGACGCCCTTTCCTCCTGAAGCAGGCTTTGAGCCGGGGTGGGACGAGGCGGTCGATCGTCATTTCAGGAACGCTTGAGAGGCGCGGGGCATGACCAGTTCAGCACTTTTTGCTATTATATGTATATCATAACGATAGCGTTATGCCGTCAGTCCGACATTAGAAAGTGATTATGGGCGCGTCCCTGCGGGCACGGCTCTATCTCCGCCTGAAGGCTCCGACCAAGCCCGCAAGCGGTCTTGGCGCATAGCGTGACGATCCTCGCGCGGGGGCCGGGGCAAGGCCCCTGCCCTGCGGTGCCGGCGTGCGCCGGCGTCGATGTTCGTTCGGGGGGAAAGGCGGTCCCGGCCGCCTCTCCCCCGCAACGGGAATAGACGAGCCGAGGCTCAGTCGCTTCGCTCCCTGCGCCCGCACCACCCCGTCGATTCCCGCTGCTCCCCTCTCTGGCCGGCTGCTCCGCGCGAACTCGGGAGCGATGGCGAGAGGCCATCGCCCCGAAGGGCGATTTGAAGGGAGTAGAAGGCATGACGCAGGACAATCGCGAAAGCTGGCTCAACCGGGTGGCGGCGGGCATGGCCCCGCTGTTCGAGGCGCTGGATGCCCCCCTGCCCTCGCGCGTGCGGGTCGCGATCGGCTTCACCAGCGCGGGCCGCAAGGGCAAGGCGATCGGCGAGTGCTGGGACAACCGTTTGAGCGCGGACGGGCATTTTGAAATCTTCATCCGCCCGGACCTCGCGCACGCGCCCGACGCGATGCCCTCGCAGATCGCGGCCATCCTCGCGCATGAGCTGGTCCATGCTGCCGTCGGCATCCCGGCCGGACATGGGGCGGCGTTTAAACGGATCGCGCTGGGGCTGGGGCTTGTCGGGCCGATGCGCGCCACCACCCCCGGAGAGGCGTTCCTTGCCGCCATCGTGCCGATCCTCGATGCCGCTGGCCCCCTCCCCCATGCCCGCCTCGACACGGACGGGGAGTCGACCGCGCCCAGGAAGCAGAAAACCCGGATGCTCAAATGCGAGTGTGCGACGTGCGGCTATACCGTCAGAACCGCGCGCAAATGGCTGGAACAGGCCGGTGCGCCGCTCTGCCCGATCGAGGGGCATGGGGTCATGGAGCATCCGCTGGACGACGACGATCCCGAGCCGGAGGATTGAGCGCGACTGTATATCACAACGATAGACAGATCATGCCGAAACGATTAACGATGACGCGCGGAGTGAGGGCATTATGATATTGGCAGTCGGAAACACGAAAGGCGGCGTGGGCAAGACCACCCTCGCCGTCAATCTCGCGGTCGCGCTGGCGCTCGCCGGCCGCGACCTCTTGCTGGTGGACGGGGACGAGCAGGGCACCGCCCTCACCTTCACCCAGCTTCGCGCCG
The genomic region above belongs to Sphingobium yanoikuyae and contains:
- a CDS encoding tyrosine-type recombinase/integrase, producing the protein MNELAPLPSPTLILPALVASADETARLRFLEFFAVTIRNPHTRRAYMRASADFLAWVEARGVTSLAGVQPLHVAAWVEALGREVAPPSVKQQLAAIRNLFGWLVTGHIVPVNPAGSVRGPAHSVRRGKTPVLAPDEARRLLDSIDVSAHAGLRDRALIALMVYSFARIGAALSMRVEDVFMQNRRLWVRLHEKGGKRHEMPCHHNLEDYLTAYIDGCALREDRKGPLFRTIARGTKRLSDTPLPQANAFAMVRRRAGAAEIGTAIGNHSFRATGITTYLKNGGTLETAATMANHSSTRTTQLYDRRPDDVTLDEVERVLI
- a CDS encoding histidine phosphatase family protein; this encodes MRAIFIRHGESTGNAGVPCHDLATIELTERGHEQARAVAASWTQAPALIVTSPYTRTRQTAAPTIARFPGVPVEVWPIEEFTYLQPARWNGTRSAERMPHLERYWQDADPDYCDGEEAESFATLLRRCEAALDRLAAMPAGSLVYVFGHGQFIQAARAIVADADLDERAKMRAFWRKGEPPAISNAQRVGFHWQGGRWECAPALAA
- a CDS encoding DUF2442 domain-containing protein, translated to MNVTDKTRTIAAVRAIGPSALHVSWSDGTAADIELGAILNDRAFAPLRDPGEFAKVELGDWGHSLAWPSGVELGADMLWLETLSATGHSDVRAFLEWRLRHALSLSKAADALGVSRRMVAYYSNGEKRVPKPILLACRGWEVSDGLHQAA
- a CDS encoding DUF4160 domain-containing protein, giving the protein MVTMFRGPRWKIAVYGRDHGVPHFHIEGPDFRCSVAIATFELIVGTVPTAVLKDALEWAGPNQALLMQTWQELNG
- a CDS encoding SprT-like domain-containing protein encodes the protein MTQDNRESWLNRVAAGMAPLFEALDAPLPSRVRVAIGFTSAGRKGKAIGECWDNRLSADGHFEIFIRPDLAHAPDAMPSQIAAILAHELVHAAVGIPAGHGAAFKRIALGLGLVGPMRATTPGEAFLAAIVPILDAAGPLPHARLDTDGESTAPRKQKTRMLKCECATCGYTVRTARKWLEQAGAPLCPIEGHGVMEHPLDDDDPEPED